The Solibacillus sp. FSL R7-0682 genome includes a window with the following:
- a CDS encoding glycerate kinase codes for MKIVISPDSFKGSLTSYEVATIISRTIKKINDSIETICLPIADGGEGTLDALIQATDGEYLTTVVQNPLGKNVEATFGILGDGETCLIEMAKASGLTLINEDEKNPRFATTYGTGQLITRALNLGYRKFIIGIGGSATNDGGLGLLRALGMKFYSHDGSEITSDVWQLNSLKQIETKNFDERIEQSTFIVACDVNNPLVGPNGATTIFGPQKGVKQEEIQLFDDSLKMYGLKIEEHTQMALQNCAGAGAAGGIGAAFMAFFPSQFKRGIDVVLDAVEFTKHIQHADFVITGEGRSDMQTLSGKAPIGVATLAKEGGVPTILLSGSVEMSSVPLLKEFFIHVESIVNKDVSLEKSITRPAYYLEKKVEQLVNKFI; via the coding sequence ATGAAAATCGTAATTAGTCCAGATTCTTTTAAAGGATCACTAACTTCATATGAAGTCGCAACAATCATTAGTCGAACTATTAAAAAAATAAATGATTCAATTGAAACCATTTGTTTGCCGATAGCAGATGGGGGAGAAGGAACGTTAGATGCATTAATTCAAGCAACAGATGGGGAATATTTAACGACAGTTGTTCAAAATCCATTAGGAAAAAATGTTGAAGCAACGTTCGGAATACTAGGTGATGGGGAAACTTGCCTTATTGAAATGGCAAAAGCATCTGGTTTGACACTTATTAATGAAGATGAGAAAAACCCTCGATTTGCTACTACCTATGGAACAGGTCAACTTATTACAAGAGCCTTAAATTTAGGATATCGAAAGTTTATTATAGGTATTGGTGGGAGCGCTACAAATGATGGCGGATTAGGTTTATTAAGAGCTCTAGGCATGAAATTTTATAGTCATGACGGAAGCGAAATTACAAGTGATGTATGGCAATTAAATTCACTTAAGCAAATTGAGACTAAGAATTTTGATGAACGGATTGAACAAAGTACATTTATTGTTGCATGCGATGTGAATAATCCGTTAGTTGGACCCAATGGTGCAACTACTATATTTGGTCCACAAAAGGGGGTTAAACAAGAGGAAATTCAATTATTTGACGATAGCTTAAAAATGTATGGTTTAAAAATTGAAGAACATACACAAATGGCATTGCAGAATTGTGCAGGGGCCGGAGCTGCGGGAGGAATCGGTGCTGCATTTATGGCCTTTTTCCCAAGTCAGTTCAAACGGGGGATTGATGTCGTATTAGATGCTGTGGAATTTACGAAACATATTCAACATGCTGACTTTGTTATAACTGGTGAAGGAAGATCGGATATGCAAACACTTTCTGGGAAAGCACCTATTGGGGTAGCAACTTTAGCGAAAGAAGGGGGAGTACCGACAATTTTACTTTCTGGATCTGTTGAAATGAGCAGTGTGCCATTATTAAAAGAATTTTTTATTCATGTTGAAAGTATTGTAAATAAAGACGTTTCTTTGGAGAAATCAATAACACGGCCAGCATATTACTTAGAAAAAAAAGTGGAACAATTAGTTAATAAATTTATATAA
- a CDS encoding GntP family permease: MLFFIILLGVLFIVFATAKLKLHPFLALLISSFFVGIAAGMPLLTVVESINTGFGGLMTSIGIVIVAGTIIGVILEKSGAAYRMAEVVLRFIGPKRPQLAMSIIGYIVSIPVFCDSGYIILTSLKKALAKRAKVTIASMAVALATGLYATHVLVPPTPGPIAAAGNIGAADYLGTIILIGLIVAIPATIVGYIWATKVASKIRVPADDEPTLDYDEIIKSFGKMPSTFKAFLPIVLPIILIGLGSVAALVGDPEAALNVFFRFLGSPTVALLLGVFSAFFLLPEMTEETLSNWIGEALKEAAPILLITGAGGAFGTVIKNTGVGDQLQQMDLGALATGAFFLLIPFLIGAALKTAQGSSTAALVITSSLIAPMLPTLGIEGAVPLALVVMAIGAGAMTVSHVNDSFFWVITQYSGMKVTDAYKAQTMATLLMGVTTILVTMILWFILV, from the coding sequence ATGTTATTTTTCATTATTTTGTTAGGGGTATTATTTATCGTTTTTGCGACTGCGAAGTTAAAGCTTCATCCTTTTTTAGCATTACTCATTAGTTCGTTCTTTGTAGGAATTGCGGCAGGAATGCCATTATTAACAGTAGTAGAAAGTATTAATACCGGCTTTGGCGGATTAATGACGAGTATCGGAATTGTCATTGTTGCGGGGACGATTATAGGAGTTATATTAGAGAAGTCAGGTGCTGCCTATCGTATGGCGGAGGTTGTATTACGTTTTATCGGTCCAAAGCGTCCACAGCTTGCTATGTCAATAATCGGTTATATTGTTTCAATTCCTGTATTTTGTGACTCAGGCTATATTATATTGACAAGTTTAAAGAAAGCGCTTGCAAAACGAGCGAAAGTAACAATTGCATCGATGGCAGTAGCATTAGCTACGGGGCTTTATGCCACTCATGTACTAGTGCCTCCAACGCCAGGCCCAATTGCAGCTGCGGGGAATATTGGTGCGGCAGATTACTTAGGTACGATTATTTTAATTGGTTTAATTGTTGCGATTCCAGCGACTATTGTTGGGTATATATGGGCTACAAAAGTAGCATCTAAAATTCGTGTACCTGCAGATGATGAACCAACATTAGATTATGATGAGATTATTAAGTCCTTTGGTAAAATGCCTTCAACTTTTAAAGCGTTTTTACCAATCGTTTTACCTATCATATTAATTGGGTTAGGGTCGGTAGCAGCTTTAGTAGGTGATCCAGAAGCAGCATTAAATGTGTTTTTCCGCTTTTTAGGTTCACCAACTGTGGCGCTATTACTTGGGGTATTCTCAGCGTTTTTCCTATTACCTGAAATGACAGAAGAAACATTATCTAATTGGATTGGGGAAGCATTAAAAGAAGCAGCACCGATTTTATTAATTACGGGTGCTGGTGGGGCATTTGGTACAGTAATTAAAAATACCGGCGTTGGTGATCAATTACAGCAAATGGATTTAGGGGCATTAGCAACGGGAGCTTTCTTCTTATTAATACCGTTCTTAATTGGTGCCGCGCTTAAAACAGCACAAGGCTCATCAACAGCAGCATTAGTAATAACGTCATCATTAATTGCTCCAATGTTACCAACACTAGGTATTGAAGGGGCGGTACCGTTAGCATTAGTTGTAATGGCTATTGGTGCAGGTGCAATGACAGTAAGTCATGTCAATGATAGCTTCTTCTGGGTCATTACTCAATACAGTGGTATGAAGGTAACCGATGCGTATAAAGCACAAACAATGGCGACATTACTAATGGGTGTAACAACAATTCTAGTAACAATGATTTTATGGTTCATTTTAGTTTAA
- a CDS encoding heavy metal translocating P-type ATPase: MTNSNRENLSLNEKISEHKELIAALVAGFIILLAWRIESSGQITAATIAYLTAFVIGGYAKAKEGILDTIENKSLNVEILMILAAIGSAIIGYWTEGAILIFIFALSGALETYAMNKSHREISSLMELQPEEAWLVRGGFEPIKVAVSELKVNDHILVKPGELIPADGTIFNGVSTVDEAAITGESMPITKNSGDEVFAGTVNLNGVLTINVTKPNSETLFQKIITLVQSAQSEKSPSQQFIERFEGVYVKVVLIVVALMMFLPHYLLGWDWTTTFYRAMVLLVVASPCALVAAIMPATLSAISNGAKNGILVKGGVHLEHLSVLRVLAVDKTGTLTQGTPVVTDFIVREDLKKEETLALIAAIEGQSNHPLAQAISKYAKEQNAIKPLVVTIEDVPGYGMKAEMAGNHYSIGKPDFVGKDEALSFANGALQQLATEGKTVVFLKDEKGIAALVAMKDVVREEAKKAVALLKELGIDVMMLTGDNETTARAIAKEAGVTNYVAECLPETKVTHIKNYKATYEHVGMVGDGINDAPALATASVGIAMGGGTDVALETADVVLIKNDLSKIAYAVKLSRKMQRIVKQNVIFSLSVIALLIISNFFQAISLPLGVIGHEGSTILVIVNGLRMLSKNV, encoded by the coding sequence ATGACAAATTCTAATCGAGAAAATTTATCATTAAATGAGAAAATAAGTGAACACAAAGAATTAATTGCAGCGCTTGTGGCGGGCTTTATTATCCTATTAGCTTGGCGAATCGAATCTTCAGGTCAAATAACTGCCGCTACTATAGCTTACTTAACAGCTTTTGTTATTGGTGGTTATGCTAAAGCAAAAGAAGGTATCCTTGACACAATTGAAAACAAATCATTAAACGTAGAAATTTTAATGATTTTAGCTGCAATAGGTTCTGCTATTATAGGATATTGGACTGAAGGTGCTATTCTTATCTTTATATTTGCACTCAGTGGAGCACTTGAAACATATGCAATGAATAAAAGCCATCGTGAAATTTCTTCTTTAATGGAGTTACAGCCTGAGGAAGCTTGGTTAGTACGTGGTGGATTTGAACCAATCAAGGTTGCCGTTAGTGAACTAAAAGTTAATGATCATATTTTAGTTAAGCCTGGTGAACTTATTCCAGCAGATGGAACGATTTTTAACGGGGTTTCAACAGTTGATGAGGCCGCTATTACCGGGGAATCAATGCCGATTACTAAAAATAGTGGAGATGAAGTGTTTGCCGGTACGGTAAATTTAAATGGCGTATTAACAATAAACGTCACAAAGCCTAACTCTGAAACACTTTTCCAAAAAATTATTACACTCGTACAATCAGCTCAAAGTGAAAAGTCACCATCTCAACAATTTATTGAGCGTTTTGAAGGAGTTTATGTGAAGGTAGTTTTAATTGTTGTTGCTCTTATGATGTTCCTTCCTCACTATTTACTAGGTTGGGACTGGACTACTACTTTTTATCGTGCAATGGTACTTCTAGTTGTTGCATCCCCATGTGCACTTGTTGCAGCAATTATGCCAGCTACTCTTTCAGCTATTTCAAATGGTGCGAAAAACGGGATTTTAGTTAAAGGTGGCGTTCATTTAGAACATTTAAGTGTGCTACGAGTACTTGCAGTTGATAAAACTGGGACATTGACACAAGGTACACCTGTTGTTACAGATTTCATCGTTCGAGAAGACTTAAAAAAAGAAGAAACATTAGCACTTATTGCTGCGATTGAAGGTCAATCGAATCACCCACTTGCACAAGCAATTTCAAAGTATGCAAAAGAGCAAAATGCAATAAAACCTTTAGTCGTTACAATTGAAGATGTTCCCGGATATGGCATGAAGGCTGAAATGGCTGGTAATCATTATTCAATTGGGAAGCCAGATTTTGTAGGAAAGGACGAGGCACTTTCGTTTGCTAATGGTGCACTTCAACAACTAGCTACTGAAGGAAAAACGGTCGTCTTTTTAAAAGATGAAAAAGGCATCGCTGCACTTGTTGCAATGAAGGATGTCGTTCGAGAAGAAGCAAAAAAAGCAGTAGCACTTTTAAAAGAGCTTGGTATTGATGTAATGATGCTTACAGGTGATAATGAAACTACTGCAAGAGCTATTGCTAAAGAAGCTGGTGTAACAAACTATGTAGCAGAATGTTTGCCTGAAACGAAAGTAACGCACATTAAAAACTATAAAGCAACGTATGAACATGTCGGAATGGTTGGCGATGGTATTAATGATGCGCCTGCGTTAGCAACTGCTTCTGTCGGTATTGCAATGGGTGGTGGTACAGATGTTGCCCTCGAAACAGCCGATGTCGTTTTAATAAAAAATGATCTTTCTAAAATTGCTTATGCAGTGAAGCTTTCACGTAAAATGCAAAGAATCGTTAAACAAAATGTTATTTTCTCTTTATCTGTTATTGCACTACTTATTATTTCAAACTTCTTCCAAGCGATTAGTTTACCACTTGGCGTAATCGGCCATGAGGGAAGCACTATTTTAGTAATAGTAAACGGCTTACGTATGTTAAGTAAAAATGTATAA
- a CDS encoding L-cystine transporter: protein MSWLVLFNVLVLLGLIAFLYFLNTKQVKFSNRVFIALGLGILLGIGLQFSYGVGSETITETVPWYNIIGTGYVKLLQMIAMPLVFISILAAFTKVTIGKKFGKSAAIILSVLIGTTAVAAGLGIAATVAFDLDASQIMQGDAEVARGESMVERSAEVTTLPDQILSMFPANPFADLTGSRATSTIGVVIFAAFLGFSYLTLRRKEEETATNVKKGVDALYGLIMGVVRIVLRLTPYGVLAIMARTVATSDFGAIMDLGKFVLASYVALISMFLLHLVIVALTGLSPVTYVKKTAEALLFAFTSRSSAGTLPLNIQTQTKRLGVPDGIANFAGSFGLSIGQNGCAGVYPAMLAVMIAPTVGINPLSPGFIATLILIVAISSFGVAGVGGGATFAAIIVLSALDLPIALAGILISVEPLIDMGRTALNVSGSMVSGVVASRATNELDTEIYNEPADKAPLVQ, encoded by the coding sequence ATGAGTTGGCTTGTTTTATTCAATGTTTTAGTATTACTGGGCTTAATTGCTTTTTTATACTTTTTAAATACAAAGCAAGTAAAATTTTCTAATCGTGTTTTCATCGCTTTAGGTTTAGGAATTTTACTTGGGATAGGGCTACAATTTTCATATGGGGTAGGCTCAGAGACAATTACGGAAACAGTGCCGTGGTATAACATTATCGGAACGGGTTATGTGAAGTTATTGCAAATGATTGCAATGCCTTTAGTATTTATTTCGATATTGGCTGCCTTTACGAAAGTAACAATTGGTAAAAAATTTGGTAAATCTGCTGCTATTATTTTATCAGTCTTAATCGGTACTACGGCGGTTGCGGCAGGATTGGGGATTGCTGCTACTGTAGCATTTGATTTAGATGCATCACAAATTATGCAAGGGGATGCAGAAGTAGCCCGAGGAGAATCAATGGTTGAACGATCAGCAGAAGTAACCACTTTACCAGATCAAATTTTATCGATGTTCCCGGCAAATCCATTTGCTGACCTTACAGGTTCCCGTGCAACATCAACAATTGGTGTTGTAATATTTGCCGCATTTTTAGGTTTTAGTTATTTAACGCTTCGTCGTAAAGAGGAAGAAACTGCAACGAATGTGAAAAAAGGTGTAGACGCACTTTACGGTCTTATTATGGGAGTTGTGCGTATCGTTTTACGTTTAACGCCATATGGGGTACTTGCAATTATGGCACGTACAGTGGCAACAAGTGATTTTGGTGCAATTATGGATTTAGGTAAATTCGTATTAGCTTCATATGTTGCATTAATCTCGATGTTCTTATTACATTTAGTGATTGTTGCTTTAACTGGTTTAAGCCCTGTCACATATGTGAAAAAAACAGCAGAGGCACTATTATTCGCTTTCACATCACGCTCTAGTGCGGGTACTTTACCATTAAATATTCAAACACAAACAAAGCGTTTAGGTGTACCAGATGGTATCGCTAACTTTGCTGGATCATTTGGTTTATCAATTGGTCAAAACGGATGTGCCGGAGTTTATCCAGCGATGCTAGCTGTTATGATTGCTCCAACAGTAGGGATTAACCCACTATCACCAGGATTTATTGCTACGTTAATTTTAATTGTTGCCATTAGTTCATTTGGGGTAGCTGGTGTTGGTGGTGGTGCAACGTTCGCAGCCATCATCGTATTATCTGCATTGGATTTACCAATTGCCCTTGCAGGTATATTAATATCGGTTGAGCCATTAATCGATATGGGACGCACAGCATTGAATGTAAGTGGATCTATGGTTTCAGGTGTTGTTGCAAGTCGCGCAACAAATGAGCTAGATACAGAGATTTACAATGAACCTGCGGATAAGGCTCCGTTAGTACAATAA
- a CDS encoding fumarate hydratase: MAYLETLEKSLYSLVTETSTNLPKDVRRAIKAAKEAENAGTRAAMSLDTITTNIVMAEDNVSPICQDTGLPTFKVYTPVGVNQIEIKKAIQSAIAAATGDAKLRPNSVDSLTGKNSGTNIGAGLPVVKFEQWENDYITVKLILKGGGCENKNIQYSLPTELEGLGRAGRDLDGIRKCILHSVWQAQGQGCSAGFIGVGIGGDRSAGYDLAKEQLFRHVDDVNPIEDLAKLEQYIVEKSNTFGVGTMGFGGEATLLGCKIGVMDRLPASFFVSVAYNCWAYRRMAIDINPETGEIINWHYQEGEKITFKDEEKTASNDDNKVVELVAPITEEKIRSLKVGDVVKISGRMYTGRDAIHHHLIGEGVEAPVDLDGQIIYHCGPVMAKDEAGNWVVKAAGPTTSIREEPYQGDIMKKFGIRAVMGKGGMGPKTLKALNEHGGVYLNAIGGAAQYYADCIKSVDGVDLMEFGIPEAMWHLSVKDFTAVVTMDSHGNSLHADVEKSSLEKLALHAERVF, from the coding sequence ATGGCATACTTAGAAACTTTAGAAAAAAGTCTTTATTCTTTAGTAACTGAAACTTCTACGAACTTACCAAAAGACGTTCGTCGCGCAATTAAAGCTGCTAAAGAAGCAGAAAATGCTGGTACACGTGCAGCAATGTCACTAGACACTATTACTACAAATATCGTAATGGCTGAAGACAACGTATCTCCAATTTGTCAAGATACTGGTCTACCTACATTCAAAGTATATACTCCAGTTGGCGTTAACCAAATTGAAATTAAAAAAGCAATCCAATCAGCTATTGCAGCTGCAACTGGTGACGCAAAATTACGACCAAACTCTGTTGATTCATTAACTGGTAAAAACTCTGGTACAAACATCGGCGCTGGTCTTCCAGTTGTAAAGTTTGAACAGTGGGAAAACGACTATATCACAGTTAAGTTAATTCTTAAAGGTGGCGGCTGTGAAAATAAGAACATCCAATATTCTTTACCAACAGAATTAGAAGGTTTAGGCCGTGCTGGTCGTGACTTAGACGGTATCCGTAAATGTATTTTACATTCTGTATGGCAAGCACAAGGTCAAGGCTGTTCAGCTGGTTTCATCGGTGTCGGTATCGGTGGTGACCGCTCTGCTGGTTATGATCTTGCAAAAGAACAATTATTCCGTCATGTTGATGATGTGAATCCAATTGAAGACTTAGCAAAATTAGAACAATACATCGTTGAAAAATCAAATACATTCGGTGTAGGTACAATGGGCTTCGGTGGTGAAGCAACATTACTAGGCTGTAAAATTGGGGTAATGGACCGTTTACCAGCGTCATTCTTCGTATCTGTAGCGTACAACTGCTGGGCATACCGTCGTATGGCAATTGATATTAATCCAGAAACTGGTGAGATTATCAACTGGCATTATCAAGAAGGTGAAAAAATCACGTTCAAAGATGAAGAAAAAACAGCTTCTAACGATGACAACAAAGTAGTAGAGCTTGTTGCTCCAATTACAGAAGAAAAAATTCGTTCATTAAAAGTTGGGGACGTAGTAAAAATCTCTGGTCGTATGTACACTGGTCGTGACGCAATCCACCATCATTTAATCGGTGAAGGTGTAGAAGCTCCAGTAGATTTAGATGGACAAATCATCTATCACTGTGGTCCAGTAATGGCAAAAGACGAAGCTGGCAACTGGGTAGTAAAAGCTGCTGGTCCAACAACTTCAATTCGTGAGGAGCCATACCAAGGTGATATCATGAAAAAATTCGGTATTCGCGCGGTCATGGGTAAAGGCGGCATGGGTCCAAAAACATTAAAAGCATTAAACGAACACGGTGGTGTTTACTTAAACGCAATCGGTGGTGCTGCTCAGTACTACGCAGACTGTATCAAGTCAGTTGACGGCGTAGACTTAATGGAATTCGGTATTCCTGAAGCAATGTGGCACTTATCTGTTAAAGACTTCACAGCAGTTGTAACAATGGACTCTCATGGGAACTCATTACACGCTGATGTTGAGAAATCTTCTTTAGAAAAATTAGCATTGCACGCAGAGCGCGTATTCTAA
- a CDS encoding SE1561 family protein: MNLITDKEQQVMYLKERLEIFLEVLDAIDPETTELEDIDNLIKMMDDLEQKLEQFQSREEIE; the protein is encoded by the coding sequence ATGAATCTAATTACAGACAAAGAACAACAAGTAATGTATTTAAAAGAACGTTTAGAAATCTTCCTTGAGGTATTAGACGCAATCGATCCAGAAACGACAGAATTAGAAGATATCGATAACTTAATTAAAATGATGGACGATTTAGAGCAAAAATTGGAACAATTCCAATCACGTGAAGAAATTGAATAA
- a CDS encoding MFS transporter, whose product MSYNQRRFLILVIIVSISGFSQGMLLPLISVIFEGDGVSSTLNGLNATGLYIGTLLISPFIEQPLRKYGYKPIIVVGGAIVFLSLFLFPFWKSVMFWFVLRMLIGIGDHALHFSTQTWITSTTPTHKLGRSMSIYGMSFGLGFAAGPLFVPLVKISESLPFIVSSVLCLVAWSLVFFVKNEKPEALVGDANETGFTRYNLAIKYGWVAFLPPFVYGFLESSLNALFPVYALRKEFDLEFVSIILAAFSIGAITMQFPLGALGDKIGRRKVIIAGLVGGSILFFIGNLVESSQILVALIFLIAGMSVGSMFSLGITYMTDLTPKELLPTGNLLCGIFFSLGSLSGPFLGGLYLQKFPQDGFLILVSSMLLAVGGIVVLFGKRAKVTV is encoded by the coding sequence ATGAGTTACAATCAACGCAGATTCCTTATATTAGTTATTATCGTATCTATTTCAGGTTTTTCACAAGGAATGTTATTACCACTAATTTCGGTCATTTTTGAAGGGGACGGTGTATCTTCTACGTTGAATGGCTTAAACGCTACAGGTCTTTATATAGGAACTTTACTGATTTCGCCATTTATTGAGCAGCCCCTTCGTAAATATGGTTACAAACCAATTATTGTTGTTGGTGGGGCTATCGTATTCCTTTCGTTATTTTTATTCCCATTTTGGAAGAGTGTTATGTTTTGGTTTGTATTACGTATGTTAATTGGAATTGGTGATCATGCCTTACATTTTTCTACGCAAACGTGGATTACTTCAACAACGCCAACTCATAAATTAGGGAGAAGTATGTCGATTTATGGAATGTCATTCGGCTTAGGTTTCGCGGCTGGTCCGTTATTTGTTCCACTTGTAAAAATTTCTGAAAGCTTACCGTTTATCGTATCTTCTGTATTATGTCTAGTAGCATGGTCACTTGTTTTCTTTGTGAAAAATGAAAAACCGGAAGCGCTAGTCGGTGATGCAAACGAAACAGGATTTACACGTTATAATCTTGCAATAAAATATGGATGGGTTGCATTTTTACCTCCATTTGTTTATGGCTTTTTAGAATCGTCATTAAATGCACTTTTCCCGGTGTATGCTCTACGAAAAGAGTTTGATTTAGAATTTGTTTCAATTATTTTAGCAGCCTTTTCGATTGGAGCGATAACAATGCAATTTCCTCTCGGCGCATTAGGAGATAAAATCGGGCGCAGGAAAGTTATAATTGCAGGTTTAGTTGGAGGCAGTATTTTATTTTTCATTGGAAATTTGGTAGAGTCTTCACAAATCCTTGTCGCATTGATTTTCTTAATTGCAGGGATGAGTGTTGGTTCAATGTTTTCGTTAGGGATTACATATATGACTGATTTAACTCCAAAAGAATTGCTACCAACAGGCAATTTATTATGTGGGATTTTCTTTAGTTTAGGAAGTTTGAGTGGTCCATTTTTAGGGGGGCTTTATTTACAAAAGTTCCCGCAGGATGGTTTTTTGATTTTAGTATCAAGCATGTTACTGGCTGTTGGGGGAATTGTAGTGCTGTTTGGAAAAAGAGCAAAAGTGACAGTATAA
- a CDS encoding carboxypeptidase has product MKNFLLIAVTFILSYLGIQWLSGLIFTSSSSDVTTSASSLQAAVTFGGVNYLNVFIYIILAMILTAIIFFTVKSRRSI; this is encoded by the coding sequence ATGAAAAATTTTCTATTAATCGCTGTAACATTCATACTTTCTTACTTAGGAATCCAATGGCTTTCTGGGCTGATTTTTACAAGTAGTTCAAGCGATGTGACTACTTCCGCAAGCTCTTTACAAGCCGCAGTTACCTTTGGTGGCGTAAACTACTTAAATGTATTTATTTACATAATTTTAGCGATGATTCTTACAGCTATCATTTTCTTCACGGTAAAAAGCAGACGTTCCATTTAA
- a CDS encoding 2,3-butanediol dehydrogenase yields the protein MKAARWYKAKDIRVEQIKEPQVTAGRVKIEVAWTGICGSDLHEYIAGPIFVPVHAPHPVSKDVAPIVMGHEFSGTVVEIGEGVTSVHIGDKVVVEPILACGECRACKKGKYNICKHLGFHGLSGGGGGFSEFTVVDERWVHKMPEGLTLEQGALVEPAAVALHSVRLSKLKAGDKAVVFGVGPIGLLVIEALKVAGASEIYAVELSKERGAKALELGATAVINPAEEDVVARIQQLTNGGADVAFEVTGVPIVLKQAIDSTSFEGETIIVSIWENEASIQPNNIVLSERSVKGIIAYRDIFPAVMHLMTQGYFPADKLVTKRITLDEVVTEGFETLVNDKDQIKILVSSK from the coding sequence ATGAAAGCAGCTCGTTGGTATAAGGCAAAAGACATTCGTGTAGAACAAATTAAAGAACCACAAGTAACAGCTGGTCGCGTAAAAATCGAGGTCGCATGGACAGGGATTTGTGGTAGTGACCTTCATGAATATATTGCTGGACCAATATTTGTTCCAGTCCATGCACCACACCCAGTAAGTAAAGATGTTGCTCCTATCGTAATGGGACACGAGTTTTCAGGTACAGTTGTAGAAATTGGTGAAGGTGTTACATCCGTGCACATTGGAGATAAAGTTGTTGTCGAACCAATTCTTGCATGTGGTGAATGTAGAGCATGCAAAAAAGGAAAATATAATATTTGTAAGCATTTAGGCTTCCATGGACTATCGGGAGGTGGTGGTGGCTTCTCAGAATTTACAGTAGTTGATGAGCGCTGGGTACATAAAATGCCAGAAGGTCTAACATTAGAGCAAGGTGCTCTAGTAGAGCCAGCAGCAGTAGCCTTGCACTCTGTACGCTTAAGTAAATTAAAGGCTGGTGACAAAGCTGTTGTATTCGGGGTTGGTCCGATTGGTTTATTAGTTATCGAAGCGTTAAAAGTAGCGGGTGCCTCTGAAATTTATGCTGTAGAGCTATCTAAAGAGCGTGGGGCAAAAGCGTTAGAACTCGGGGCCACTGCAGTAATCAATCCCGCTGAAGAAGATGTTGTCGCTCGTATCCAACAGTTAACAAATGGAGGCGCAGATGTAGCCTTTGAAGTAACAGGTGTGCCTATTGTATTAAAACAAGCAATTGATTCAACTTCGTTTGAAGGCGAAACAATCATTGTTTCTATCTGGGAAAATGAAGCATCGATTCAGCCTAACAACATTGTCTTATCAGAGCGTAGCGTAAAAGGTATTATCGCATATCGTGATATTTTCCCAGCTGTTATGCACTTAATGACACAAGGCTACTTCCCTGCTGACAAACTTGTAACTAAACGTATCACACTTGATGAAGTTGTTACAGAGGGCTTCGAAACATTAGTAAACGATAAGGATCAAATTAAAATTTTGGTCTCTTCAAAATAA